In Streptomyces nodosus, one DNA window encodes the following:
- a CDS encoding MbtH family protein: MSTNPFDDTEGRFLVLVNDEGQHSLWPSFADVPGGWTTVFGEDTRQACLDHIEAHWTDLRPRSLVASTDT, encoded by the coding sequence ATGAGCACCAACCCCTTCGACGACACCGAAGGCCGCTTCCTGGTCCTCGTGAACGACGAGGGCCAGCACTCCCTGTGGCCGTCCTTCGCGGACGTGCCCGGAGGGTGGACCACCGTCTTCGGCGAGGACACCCGGCAGGCATGCCTCGACCACATCGAGGCCCACTGGACGGATCTGCGTCCCCGGTCCCTCGTGGCCTCCACGGACACATGA